One genomic segment of Thermoanaerobaculia bacterium includes these proteins:
- a CDS encoding chloride channel protein gives GTFAPSLFMGAALGAALSHALQHVFPGAGIDSGAYALAGMGAFFAGVLRCPIAAVLIVIEVTGDYGLVLPLMLSVALAMTVSRLVSPRNMVEQQMLEEGFVESESAPDPLSNARVRDVMSRSPIAVLAAADVLSAARTVAGTRHHFYPVVDAEGRLAGLLAADAIDEAVRDGRADVPVSSIRTPAAVVGREDEPVRTLVARMAAAGVTRCPVVAGDGSGLLAGFVGPADLLDARIRSARAADDDEAIASGPGGRGGG, from the coding sequence GGCACCTTCGCTCCTTCGCTCTTCATGGGGGCGGCGCTCGGAGCGGCGCTCAGCCATGCTCTCCAGCACGTCTTTCCCGGGGCGGGTATCGATTCCGGGGCGTACGCCCTCGCGGGAATGGGAGCGTTCTTCGCGGGCGTCCTGCGCTGTCCGATCGCGGCGGTCCTGATCGTGATCGAGGTGACGGGAGACTACGGCCTCGTTCTCCCGCTGATGCTCTCGGTCGCGCTGGCGATGACCGTTTCCCGGCTCGTGTCGCCGCGCAACATGGTCGAGCAGCAGATGCTCGAGGAGGGATTCGTGGAATCGGAGAGCGCTCCGGATCCCCTCTCGAACGCCCGCGTCCGGGACGTGATGTCGCGATCGCCGATCGCGGTCCTCGCGGCCGCCGACGTCCTTTCCGCGGCGCGCACGGTCGCGGGGACCCGGCACCACTTCTATCCCGTCGTGGACGCGGAGGGAAGGCTCGCGGGGCTCCTTGCCGCCGACGCGATCGACGAGGCGGTCCGCGACGGCCGGGCGGACGTCCCCGTCTCGTCGATCCGGACGCCCGCCGCGGTCGTCGGAAGGGAGGACGAACCGGTTCGGACGCTCGTCGCGCGCATGGCGGCCGCGGGCGTGACGCGTTGCCCCGTCGTGGCGGGAGACGGCTCGGGCCTCCTCGCCGGATTCGTGGGTCCGGCGGACCTCCTCGACGCGAGAATCCGCAGCGCTCGCGCCGCGGACGACGATGAAGCGATTGCATCTGGCCCGGGGGGACGAGGCGGGGGATAG
- a CDS encoding universal stress protein produces the protein MDVQSHPRPAENPASRGRIATILFATDLSPASERAFDEARRLARQFGAELVIAHAYDPASVLALGYIPAHAYLDWEDQFRASLEAKLDPLVELARQDGIDARPSVLSGQPEQAIVEAAEREGAGMILMGTHGRTGPSRFFLGSVASRVIATAACPVMTVRA, from the coding sequence ATGGACGTTCAAAGCCACCCCCGACCCGCCGAAAACCCCGCTTCGCGGGGACGGATCGCCACGATCCTCTTCGCGACCGACCTCTCGCCCGCCTCCGAGCGCGCCTTCGACGAGGCGCGCCGCCTGGCCCGCCAGTTCGGCGCCGAGCTCGTCATCGCGCACGCGTACGACCCGGCCTCCGTTCTCGCTCTCGGCTACATCCCCGCTCACGCGTACCTCGACTGGGAGGACCAGTTCCGCGCCTCGCTCGAGGCGAAACTGGATCCGCTCGTCGAGCTCGCGCGCCAGGACGGAATCGACGCCCGCCCGTCGGTGCTGTCGGGTCAGCCGGAGCAGGCGATCGTCGAGGCCGCCGAGCGCGAGGGCGCCGGAATGATCCTGATGGGCACGCATGGGCGGACCGGCCCGTCGCGGTTCTTCCTCGGGAGCGTCGCTTCGCGGGTGATCGCCACGGCGGCGTGCCCGGTGATGACGGTCCGCGCGTAG